Sequence from the Bombus pyrosoma isolate SC7728 linkage group LG3, ASM1482585v1, whole genome shotgun sequence genome:
TGAGTTTGGATTAAACTTTCCAATATCGCTTGCAAGGCAGCCGGCTGCCGTGAAATATAACGATTAttctatttcgtaaaatagtACCAATTATTCATTCgtctattatttttgtaattaatttgttatttcacgCAAACGTTACCAGACTCCGTGGCGgaattacgaaaattaatcCAAACCCAATACGTTgatgatattcatttttaaattaattataagagACAATTCTTGCAGTTTCGCATGTAtgtgtaaatatttgtttataaacaaaaaataagcGGCCAATGGCCTGCAATCAACACTAACGCATACGCAGTCACAGACGCACAACTATAGACAGAAATACACTCTAGTGGAACCTGCAGtttttttgcgaatatcttgtaaaataaGCGAAACCGACCCCATTACACGTGTacgaaaaagttgttcaaagTGTTGaactttacaaaatattaaaaaattatagaaatcgGAAAGGACGGAATGGTTCTACAAGTTCACCAAATCTTTCTttgaaaagtaattaaatacaaacttTCTTgctattatgtatattattttaattttctaattatactaAATTAGTTTAACTTTTGTACTAATAACTTCGAACAAGCACTTTCcttattaatagtaatatttctaaacaaagaaaatataccatttattgaataatgcaaatttgctatttttacacattattctttattgttaataggataaatcttattttaatgAGTAAAATACTTTTGTAGTTATTTATAACTGTGGAAGGTGTCCTGGATGTTGAACATGATAAAggcaaaattatgaaatacttAGTTCTTTAATTCCCATAAGTGTACCTTATCCTGCTAGTGCATGAGAAGTATGCAATAACATCACAGATACTAATCTTATACTTATAAGCCAAGCTTGGAGTATAGAGAATTAACAggtaagtatatatattaaacaattaaaaccAAATTACAATATCATAATGATGCAAATATGTACAGAGTgcatacaaaataaatatcatgaCCACCATTTGCTAAAAAAAGTCGTTAAATAAAGCTGTAGCAAAATTGACTGTGACCTTGAATATCAAGGCCAATTTTTTTTTGGTGCATcatattctattaattataagGACCAAACTTGTTACAGGAACCACAGATTGGAACTCAGCTGTTCCGTTGGAAAATGATGTTACAGTTCCTTTGGCTTTTCTATTGACTTTATttatgttgtttatttttcttagtCAGATAAGAAGTAAATAGCGTGATATTAATGAGAAAACAGGAAGTTATTCCTTAGCACGTGAGATAACCCATCCTAGATAAAATAACACATCTAACTTCATGGCTTAATTTTGAtgatttctaaatattatttttgaaacgaaCGATTGAGTTTCGACCTgtgatttctttgaaaaatttagtCCTCGTGAGAAGTAGAATATGtcgtaaataaaacaaaatctgattttaaaattcaaggTCAAGGTAAATTTTACGGGaacttttttaaacaaatcgtCACCAATCCAGAGGTATAGAATCTCACAGTGGTGATCgtgacatttattttttatgtagcTTGTACATTTTAGTCaagttttgaaaattaatttaactcgATTACAACCTAATTCATATTTacacaaatgaaattttcagaaaatatttctttgcttgatatttataaagcCATGATGAATTCAActactaataaaatttatacataataaactactattaaaatatatatataagcaaAATATGTtcatgtaaaaaatgttacaaaaatcatcattttacaatatttcctAAATTGCTCCAATGTGatagaatattattcaatctagaaaatgataataaaatacaatataaataacatcaatgtaattaaaataaattgaactcTAATAGATAGTCTTAAGAGGGTATGTTAAATACTACAATCTTATTTAATGCATCATGATAGTTGCTAAAATCTAAtgtatggaaattatttaacagaacttaatacatataaaaatacataaaagcaTCAAacaagattataaaattacaaatatattgtatgaTTCGTTTGAATCTTTGGGAAAGTAGTCTAATACTCATCATATTGTCTAGGTTTCgtaattaatcataaaaaacaaatattacataaatatttataactcaAAAACTAGGAATATAACAATCAAATTCACATTTATAATCACGACTACattcaaaagttgaaatatattcCAGGCCACATTTAAGATTTAAAGAATTagcattattattacttaattaatGCACTGTATGGAAAATAGCACTCTCCAAAGAATGTGCTattgtataacaatatgtgcTGGCAATAATTAATAGGCAGAGTTATGATTGGACattttagatttatataaaagcaGATATAATAAACATCCGAACCTGGCTTGTGGATCTAGAAGtggtatttaatattcatgtattaatttgaattttataatgattGGAAATAGAacaatctttaaattttttacatgaACTAATTGTTCTATATTACGTTTATCATAATTGTGAAGTCTAACATTTGCATCCTTATCtttataatttctgtttatcATCTTCTTTATAATCCCGTATCAAACAAATCACATTATGAAggaattattaaatcaattttctttagtctaatattaaaaaatttaagtaaataaagtaaaaatttaactAAAACAATGAACTAACACTATCAAGTGCTTTTTTATAAACAGATAATATACATAAGTGCATTTGAATTCTTaccaaaaatttaaatataatatacaagtaTGTGACATTTTcagtagaaattttaaatgatataaagatatatgtatattaaactaagttaatttaaaaactttcatgtaaattaaattaagtattCTTTTTGCTGAAAGTGATTTAACATTTGATAGTCAATGATTACAATTACGAATTATAAGAGTTTTggtgatatatgtatgttaggTTCCTTGAAATCTTAAGGATGAACGTCCGAACTAACCATATAAACTTGCAAAACACTTTTACCTGGTTCCTCCAGAGATTCTTTTGACAAAATAACAAAGGATCCTGGTTCTACGTCACCGATATTTGGTATAACTGTTTTAAGAGGATCTATATGATGAATTTCTGAATTGACACTGTCAAAAATTAAATCCTCTGTAACTTTAGCATCATTTTCtgatgaaattgtaatttcatgaTCATTAGAACAATAATTTAACCTTTCATTATCAAACGTATTTATATCAGGTCCCTGTAATCTTTTTACTTTTGGTAATCTTCCAGATCTTGTTGGTCTTACACGATAAACTTCAGTATCACTGTCAACATCATTACATGAACTTAATGATTCTACGTCATCTCTTTCAGTCAATAACTTTTCCTCATCCCTTGGTCTTTTATAAAGTTTTTTATTTGTCTTATTTAATGTTTGTTGATATTTGCCAtttgattttgtattttctttgtatACCATTGAATCCAAGccgcatttttctttctctccttcttcttcttcttcatcttctccttcttcaCTATCAGTCTCGCTTTCAATCCCAATACTGCGTGCTAattctacaaataaataaatatactgaTAGCTTTAacattctttattaaatatatatcactttaacaaagatattttaaaatgtaagtaattgaaaatacttgaaatatttgagcAAGTGTAATGtcaaaattcttcaaattcaatatttatatttatttttaacttactACTTATTCGTCGTTTCcttgattttttattcttcttcatcCTTTGTTGtttacgtttttcttttatacttaAAAGTTCTTTCTCTGAAGTTTCAAATGCAGCtgttaataaacaattaaaatcatgatattaatcaataaataaactatttaataattttataatctctatttcaatcttttactGCAAAgccaataaaataaataaagaaacataatattGGTTTTCCAGCACTTAGTTACGTATCTTtaataagtataaatttatatacttcaCTTTgccaaaattatttttaggattaaaatatatactttaaatatacttCATATAAAAGTTGCAATTTATTGTTAAGTTGAGtactaatttaaaattaatatgattaattcaataaactaatattgTTTTCTACATTTGCAGTAagataaagttaaaatatgttgaaatagaaattttcatcaaatgttaaataagtgtataaatatatatatagtcgTAGAAGACAAATTTTGTACTCTTTAATCAATACCAAATTGGTATTACCAGATATTGGTACCAATTGGTACTAGTGGCAATGAAgttattacgtttattttttagtttattttttatgtatatttacgtatattttatcatctaatcattttatatttttcataaaatattttacacgaagTAACATAAATTCacaatcaatttaaaaataaatacagaatatGCAAATTTACCTAATGACTTTTCTAACATTTCAGTATCAAATTCTTGATGATATGCAAGAGCTTTTTCAACCAAATGTCTATttactttctcttctttcttaaattttatcttcatttcCTGTCTCGTTCTGTTAGGAAAAAGACTTTGCATCAACAAAAAGTCTGTACCAATTGTATTTAATGCCCtatagaaatttaaagttTCTCGTGCGGACCATTCTTTACTTTTCTGACgctttttataaaatccacTTCCACTATTATCATCATCAATAATAGCTTCTTTTGCTAATACTTTCCTACTTTTCTTTGCATTAGTTTGCTCTATAACAAGACTCTGTTCatctattattaattcacCATTCGGTCCAACTTTTACTTGAGGTACTGGCATTGTAGATGATGGAtcatcttcattttcttcttcctgaAATTCTTCAGATCTGTAAAAATGatcatttttttgtatttcaacttatatattgtttttatgaaactattttctccaaaattaagatatattacaatacacttgaaatatttacattacataatTTACTGAATAGAATACTTACTGACATTCTGAGACTCTTCTTGTTGATATGGCAGAGTCTTTAGACTTTTTCATGGGATTAGTAACaggattataataaattaaatcatacATTGTAAGTTTGCTTCTATCTGGggttttattttcatgttttaaatgaaattctcttCTAGCTTCTGCTAGTTTCCTTGCAGATTCTGAAACTAAAATACGTCTCTTTTGTCCTACTTTggatgttattaaattattcttgatATTATTAGTAACTGCatcttttgtattatttgttgATTGCGTTAAATCGTTCCTAGTATGATTAGCAATAGTGCATGATAGTCTCCTACTATCATCTTCAGATTCACTTGTACTTGCTCCACTTCCTTGAATACTATTCCTTCTTATTCTATTACTATTATCGAATTTTGGTGTTGGTTTCATAAAACCAGTCCGATTTTGTGTTAATTTTATAGGAGAATCTAAAACAATACCAAATATCACAATTTTTCACAATGACAATATTCTGACCCATGCTCTTCTTATCGTCAATGATAAACTTCTATGATAATCACATCTTCCTCAATAAATCTATGATAAAacctataatattatattctttactttatgtaaggaataaatattgtataataatttgtattattcattatttatcacttctttactattattaaaaaaaattgatttctttttttttaatgtcata
This genomic interval carries:
- the LOC122566275 gene encoding transcription factor TFIIIB component B'', translating into MKRARIKAMVTVPTRRKPTQDVSITEDPNSIEPNEKNKDISNDICITSQQISKNVFQETQIQDDTKDVDNTKKLIHQIQEVEDQKENEELHVDNQCSEYNDDSTKNSEKSMKEIVHSPEVLNTTQINSPIKLTQNRTGFMKPTPKFDNSNRIRRNSIQGSGASTSESEDDSRRLSCTIANHTRNDLTQSTNNTKDAVTNNIKNNLITSKVGQKRRILVSESARKLAEARREFHLKHENKTPDRSKLTMYDLIYYNPVTNPMKKSKDSAISTRRVSECQSEEFQEEENEDDPSSTMPVPQVKVGPNGELIIDEQSLVIEQTNAKKSRKVLAKEAIIDDDNSGSGFYKKRQKSKEWSARETLNFYRALNTIGTDFLLMQSLFPNRTRQEMKIKFKKEEKVNRHLVEKALAYHQEFDTEMLEKSLAAFETSEKELLSIKEKRKQQRMKKNKKSRKRRISKLARSIGIESETDSEEGEDEEEEEGEKEKCGLDSMVYKENTKSNGKYQQTLNKTNKKLYKRPRDEEKLLTERDDVESLSSCNDVDSDTEVYRVRPTRSGRLPKVKRLQGPDINTFDNERLNYCSNDHEITISSENDAKVTEDLIFDSVNSEIHHIDPLKTVIPNIGDVEPGSFVILSKESLEEPGKSVLQVYMVSSDVHP